The Procambarus clarkii isolate CNS0578487 chromosome 24, FALCON_Pclarkii_2.0, whole genome shotgun sequence genome includes a region encoding these proteins:
- the LOC138368023 gene encoding uncharacterized protein, translated as METGTSVEAAPSCVGGSGDPAGPSCGVAPSSGGRSSDVVAAAPEVLRSSRGSRGPSPVATSDQPRRKREARARSSDKGPPIKRGGSTAGAAVACAPPPPSGGLMRSVAPGAPSGGSDAPEAVVVDQWVVSSGVEGPGRDALTLKFTKSTKSASADVLVGPSSAGLPDGAPTVPAASRVRGSAPPSTGAVGSSLPS; from the coding sequence ATGGAGACGGGTACGTCTGTGGAAGCTGCTCCATCGTGTGTAGGTGGGAGTGGCGATCCTGCAGGCCCTTCGTGTGGGGTTGCTCCTTCGTCTGGTGGCCGTTCATCCGACGTGGTTGCTGCTGCTCCGGAGGTGCTGCGGTCCTCTCGTGGCTCTAGAGGGCCTTCCCCGGTCGCAACGTCGGACCAGCCTCGTCGTAAGCGGGAGGCACGGGCGCGTTCCTCTGACAAAGGGCCTCCCATTAAGCGAGGGGGGTCTACGGCTGGAGCTGCTGTGGCGtgcgcccctcctcctccctctggtgGCCTGATGAGGTCTGTTGCACCCGGGGCCCCCTCTGGGGGCAGTGACGCCCCAGAAGCAGTTGTGGTTGATCAGTGGGTGGTGTCCTCTGGTGTGGAAGGTCCTGGACGGGATGCGCTGACGTTGAAGTTTACAAAGTCTACGAAGAGTGCGAGCGCCGACGTTCTTGTGGGGCCCTCctctgcagggttgccagatggTGCGCCTACTGTTCCTGCTGCCTCCCGTGTGAGGGGCTCTGCTCCGCCTTCTACGGGGGCTGTGGGGTCCTCATTGCCTTCCTGA